Proteins encoded by one window of Cylindrospermum stagnale PCC 7417:
- the folE gene encoding GTP cyclohydrolase I FolE: protein MTIASSNGSNRAQSPLNPDLAEAINPRPDRNTHDGREPVLLSPTEENKEQMMEAARTLLLGVGEDPEREGLLKTPKRMAEALLFLTSGYDQSLEELVNGAIFDEGHNEMVLVRDINFFSLCEHHMLPFMGRAHVAYIPNQKVVGLSKLARIVEMYSRRLQVQERLTRQIAEAIQTVLEPQGVAVVMEATHMCMAMRGVQKPGSWTVTSAMVGLFQEEQKTREEFFNLIRHQGSFF from the coding sequence ATGACTATCGCTAGTTCTAACGGTTCTAATCGCGCTCAATCTCCTCTTAATCCCGATTTGGCAGAAGCTATCAATCCTAGACCCGACCGTAATACCCACGACGGACGAGAACCAGTTTTGCTCTCGCCAACAGAGGAAAATAAAGAGCAAATGATGGAAGCCGCGCGGACACTGCTATTAGGCGTTGGCGAAGACCCCGAACGCGAAGGACTCCTGAAAACACCCAAGCGCATGGCTGAGGCACTGCTGTTTCTTACCAGTGGCTACGACCAATCCTTGGAAGAACTCGTTAATGGTGCCATCTTTGATGAAGGGCATAATGAGATGGTACTAGTTAGAGATATTAATTTCTTTAGCCTGTGTGAACATCATATGCTGCCATTTATGGGCAGAGCGCACGTTGCTTATATTCCTAACCAAAAAGTTGTGGGACTGAGTAAGCTGGCCCGCATTGTCGAGATGTATTCCCGGCGCTTGCAAGTACAGGAAAGGCTAACCCGCCAAATTGCCGAAGCAATTCAGACCGTTTTGGAACCTCAGGGCGTCGCCGTTGTGATGGAAGCTACCCATATGTGCATGGCAATGCGAGGTGTTCAGAAACCAGGTTCTTGGACTGTTACCAGTGCAATGGTTGGTTTGTTCCAAGAAGAGCAAAAAACCCGCGAAGAATTCTTTAACTTAATTCGCCACCAAGGATCTTTCTTTTAG
- a CDS encoding SDR family oxidoreductase, translating into MSVEQKRRALITGASSGIGKATALAFAKAGIDVALVSRSVDKLEAVAAAARLTGVEATAFAVDLANVSQVQAKIQAIAIEFGDIDILVNNAGMAYTATLSETPLEEWQQVINLNLTSVFQCINGILPTMRHRGIGTIINVTSIAGKQPFPGWGAYSASKAGLMALSLALAQEERANGIRVTAICPGAVNTELWDTETVHANLDRSKMLTPEVVAQSILHTVLLPQQAVIEELILMPNAGVL; encoded by the coding sequence ATGAGTGTGGAGCAGAAACGACGCGCCCTGATCACAGGGGCAAGCAGTGGAATTGGCAAAGCAACGGCTTTAGCATTTGCGAAGGCGGGGATAGACGTCGCCTTAGTCAGCCGTTCTGTGGATAAGTTGGAGGCCGTTGCAGCAGCAGCAAGGCTTACTGGGGTGGAAGCGACAGCTTTTGCAGTTGATCTAGCTAATGTCTCCCAAGTACAAGCAAAGATCCAAGCGATCGCTATTGAGTTTGGCGATATTGATATTCTGGTAAACAATGCTGGCATGGCATACACAGCCACCTTGAGTGAAACTCCCTTAGAAGAGTGGCAGCAGGTGATTAACTTGAATCTCACCAGCGTGTTTCAGTGTATCAACGGGATTTTGCCGACCATGCGGCATCGGGGTATCGGCACAATTATCAACGTTACCTCGATTGCTGGAAAGCAACCCTTTCCTGGTTGGGGAGCATACAGCGCCAGCAAAGCCGGACTGATGGCTCTATCCCTTGCCTTAGCACAAGAAGAACGGGCCAACGGCATTCGCGTTACTGCTATTTGTCCTGGTGCCGTCAATACCGAACTCTGGGACACAGAAACAGTCCATGCCAACTTGGATCGGTCAAAAATGCTAACCCCAGAAGTTGTTGCTCAGTCGATTCTTCATACTGTCCTATTACCGCAACAGGCAGTCATTGAAGAATTGATCCTCATGCCAAATGCTGGCGTCCTCTAA
- a CDS encoding acetyl-CoA carboxylase carboxyltransferase subunit alpha, which yields MAITERKPLLLDFEKPLAELATRIEQIRQLAEENGVDVSSQIRQLEARAMQLREEIFGSLSPSQRLQVARHPRRPSTLDYIQAISDEWMELHGDRGGGDDPALVGGVGRLGGQPVVMLGHQKGRDTKDNVARNFGMASPGGYRKAMRLMAHANKFSMPIITFIDTPGAWAGIEAEHQGQGEAIAYNLREMFCLDVPIICTVIGEGGSGGALGIGVGDRLLMFEHSVYTVATPEACAAILWKDSSKAPQAAIALKIISHDLKNLGIIDQILPEPTGGAHSDPLKAATTLKQALLDNLDELNRLTSPERRQLRYEKFRKIGVFTEVAH from the coding sequence ATGGCAATTACTGAGCGTAAACCGCTACTGTTGGATTTTGAAAAGCCGCTCGCAGAACTGGCAACCCGGATTGAGCAAATTCGGCAACTTGCAGAAGAAAACGGCGTCGATGTTTCTAGTCAAATTCGACAACTAGAAGCGCGAGCCATGCAACTGCGTGAGGAAATTTTCGGTAGTTTATCGCCATCCCAGCGACTGCAAGTTGCCCGTCATCCCCGGCGTCCCAGTACTCTCGATTACATTCAGGCAATTAGTGATGAATGGATGGAATTACATGGCGATCGCGGTGGTGGTGATGATCCAGCTTTAGTTGGTGGCGTCGGTCGGTTGGGTGGACAACCTGTGGTGATGTTGGGCCATCAGAAAGGTCGTGACACTAAAGACAATGTGGCCCGTAACTTCGGGATGGCTTCTCCTGGTGGCTACCGCAAGGCGATGCGGTTAATGGCTCATGCCAACAAGTTTAGTATGCCAATTATAACTTTTATCGATACTCCAGGAGCTTGGGCGGGTATAGAAGCAGAACATCAAGGACAGGGAGAAGCGATCGCTTATAATTTGCGAGAAATGTTCTGCTTGGATGTGCCGATTATTTGCACAGTCATTGGTGAAGGCGGTTCTGGCGGCGCCCTGGGTATTGGTGTAGGCGATCGCCTGCTGATGTTTGAACACTCGGTTTACACTGTTGCTACCCCAGAAGCCTGCGCCGCCATTTTGTGGAAAGATTCTAGCAAAGCTCCCCAAGCAGCCATCGCCCTGAAAATCATCTCCCATGACCTGAAAAACTTAGGAATTATCGACCAGATATTGCCTGAACCCACTGGTGGTGCTCATTCCGACCCCCTGAAAGCTGCTACAACTCTCAAGCAAGCGCTATTGGACAATTTGGACGAACTCAATCGCTTGACTTCTCCAGAACGCCGCCAACTGCGCTATGAAAAATTCCGGAAAATTGGTGTATTTACGGAAGTTGCTCACTAA
- a CDS encoding long-chain acyl-[acyl-carrier-protein] reductase: MFGLIGHLTSLEHAQAVAQELGYPEYADQGLDFWCSAPPQIVDSITVTSVTGQKIEGRYVESCFLPEMLANRRIKAATRKILNAMAHAQKHGIDITALGGFSSIIFENFNLEQFSQVRNIKLEFERFTTGNTHTAYIICRQVEEASKQLGIELSKATVAVCGATGDIGSAVTRWLDRKTDVKELLLIARNQERLTELQAELGRGKIMGLSEALPQADIVVWVASMPKGVEIDPTVLKQPCLLIDGGYPKNLATKIQYPGVYVLNGGIVEHSLDIDWKIMKIVNMDVPARQLFACFAESMLLEFEKLYTNFSWGRNQITVDKMEQIGRVSIKHGFRPLLV; the protein is encoded by the coding sequence ATGTTTGGTCTAATTGGACATTTGACTAGTTTGGAACACGCTCAAGCGGTAGCTCAAGAATTGGGATACCCAGAATATGCCGATCAAGGGCTAGATTTTTGGTGCAGCGCCCCGCCGCAAATTGTTGATAGCATTACCGTTACCAGTGTGACTGGGCAAAAAATTGAAGGACGGTATGTGGAATCTTGCTTTTTGCCGGAAATGCTAGCAAATCGCCGTATTAAGGCGGCAACGCGCAAAATACTCAACGCCATGGCCCATGCTCAGAAGCATGGCATTGATATCACGGCTTTAGGTGGGTTTTCCTCGATTATTTTTGAAAATTTTAATTTGGAGCAGTTTAGCCAAGTCCGTAATATTAAACTGGAGTTTGAACGCTTCACTACAGGAAATACTCATACAGCCTACATTATTTGTCGGCAGGTGGAAGAAGCCTCAAAACAACTAGGAATTGAACTGTCGAAAGCAACTGTTGCTGTCTGTGGGGCGACTGGGGATATTGGGAGTGCAGTCACACGCTGGCTAGATAGGAAGACAGATGTTAAAGAGCTGCTGCTGATAGCCCGTAACCAAGAACGTCTCACAGAACTGCAAGCGGAACTGGGGCGGGGAAAAATCATGGGTTTGAGCGAAGCATTACCCCAAGCTGATATCGTAGTTTGGGTTGCTAGCATGCCTAAAGGCGTGGAAATTGACCCCACTGTTTTGAAGCAACCCTGTCTCCTCATTGATGGTGGCTATCCCAAAAACTTAGCGACAAAAATTCAGTATCCTGGTGTGTATGTGTTAAATGGTGGAATTGTCGAGCATTCCTTAGATATTGACTGGAAGATTATGAAAATCGTCAATATGGATGTGCCAGCACGCCAGTTATTTGCTTGTTTCGCTGAATCAATGCTCCTGGAATTTGAGAAGTTATACACAAACTTTTCTTGGGGGCGTAATCAGATTACCGTAGATAAAATGGAGCAAATTGGTCGAGTATCGATTAAACACGGATTTAGACCCCTATTGGTTTAG
- a CDS encoding aldehyde oxygenase (deformylating), with protein sequence MQQIADQVEKMDFQSETYKDAYSRINAIVIEGEQEAHDNYIKLAELLPTKQDELIRLSKMESRHKKGFEACGRNLKVTPDMEFAQNFFLGLHQNFQTAAAAGKVVTCLLIQSLIIECFAIAAYNIYIPVADEFARKITEGVVKEEYSHLNFGEVWLQENFAESKAELEEANRHNLPIVWKMLNQVADDAQVLAMEKEALVEDFMIQYGEALSNIGFTTRDIMRLSAYGLTAA encoded by the coding sequence ATGCAGCAGATAGCAGACCAAGTTGAAAAAATGGATTTCCAGAGTGAAACATACAAAGATGCCTATAGCCGCATTAATGCAATTGTGATCGAAGGGGAACAAGAGGCCCATGATAATTACATCAAACTAGCTGAATTGCTGCCAACCAAGCAAGATGAACTAATTCGCTTATCGAAGATGGAAAGTCGCCACAAGAAAGGATTTGAAGCTTGTGGGCGAAATTTGAAAGTAACGCCGGATATGGAATTTGCCCAGAATTTCTTCTTGGGACTGCACCAAAATTTTCAAACAGCAGCGGCAGCCGGTAAAGTTGTTACTTGCTTGCTGATTCAATCTTTGATTATCGAATGTTTTGCGATCGCCGCATATAACATTTACATTCCCGTTGCCGATGAATTTGCCCGTAAAATTACGGAAGGCGTAGTCAAAGAAGAGTACAGCCATCTCAACTTTGGTGAAGTTTGGTTGCAAGAAAACTTTGCAGAATCCAAAGCTGAACTAGAAGAGGCAAATCGCCACAACCTTCCCATTGTCTGGAAAATGCTTAACCAAGTGGCAGACGATGCCCAAGTTTTAGCAATGGAAAAAGAAGCCTTAGTGGAAGACTTTATGATCCAGTACGGGGAAGCCCTGAGTAATATAGGATTCACAACCCGCGACATCATGCGCTTGTCGGCCTACGGACTCACTGCTGCTTAG
- a CDS encoding carbohydrate ABC transporter permease, translating to MSKTTWKLKNANFLSLGVLLLGAFIVLLPLFVVFLTSFAPTATTPGVLPVNKWTLANYRDAWQRGKFLLAFANSTLVAIAVTAFQIITSALAGYALARLKFRGRQALLLVVLATLVIPFQLLVIPIFLVLKWGHLINTYGALILPTAVNGFGIFLLRQYFQTIPVELEEAAAIDGANRLQILWRVMLPLARPALVTLFLFTFIGEWNDLFKPLVFTTRPELRTVQLALAEFQEQYTNNWPLMMAAVTIATVPVMVLFLIGQRQFIRGIATTGIKN from the coding sequence ATGTCTAAAACAACCTGGAAACTGAAAAATGCTAATTTTCTGAGCCTAGGAGTACTACTACTAGGAGCATTTATTGTTTTACTGCCTTTGTTTGTGGTTTTTCTTACCTCCTTTGCACCCACGGCGACGACTCCTGGAGTTTTGCCCGTAAATAAGTGGACTTTAGCTAATTACCGAGATGCATGGCAACGAGGTAAATTTTTACTGGCATTTGCTAATTCTACCTTGGTGGCGATCGCGGTTACGGCTTTTCAGATTATCACTTCTGCATTGGCAGGTTACGCCCTCGCTAGGCTGAAATTTCGGGGACGCCAAGCTCTACTTTTGGTTGTATTAGCTACCTTGGTGATTCCCTTTCAGCTGTTGGTGATCCCCATCTTTTTGGTTTTAAAGTGGGGACACCTGATCAATACCTACGGTGCACTAATTTTACCAACTGCTGTCAATGGCTTTGGAATTTTTTTGTTACGTCAGTATTTCCAAACAATTCCCGTAGAGTTGGAGGAAGCCGCCGCTATCGACGGGGCGAACCGACTGCAAATTTTGTGGCGGGTAATGTTACCTCTGGCCCGTCCCGCTTTAGTGACGCTGTTTTTGTTCACCTTTATCGGCGAATGGAATGATTTATTTAAGCCTTTAGTTTTTACCACACGCCCAGAATTAAGAACGGTGCAACTGGCGTTGGCAGAGTTTCAGGAGCAATATACAAATAATTGGCCTTTGATGATGGCAGCAGTAACAATTGCCACAGTGCCAGTGATGGTATTATTTCTCATCGGTCAGCGGCAGTTTATTCGCGGTATCGCCACAACGGGGATTAAAAATTGA
- a CDS encoding Uma2 family endonuclease gives MYQTDPPRSPKEFLPTMYDLPSEDSEEPGLPDEFHVLQPQLLRETFSPPNYPENQVFVATDLNLYYDVRHPLWYKRPDWFAVVGVPRLYEQQELRLSYVVWQEGVDPFVVVEFLSPGTEKEDLGQTLRDASQPPTKWLVYERVLRVPYYIVFDRYTDQLRAFQLQGGSYTELEVTQVRVWINDIQLGLGLWEGFYQGIERQWLRWYDDLGNWILTPEERSRKQVEQERRRTEKLAAQLRALGVEPDFGDEN, from the coding sequence ATGTATCAAACCGACCCGCCGCGTTCTCCCAAGGAATTCCTACCTACAATGTATGACCTCCCCAGTGAAGACTCAGAGGAACCCGGTTTGCCTGACGAATTTCATGTTTTACAACCCCAACTACTACGGGAAACCTTTTCCCCTCCTAACTATCCAGAAAATCAGGTATTCGTCGCCACAGATTTAAATCTTTACTATGATGTCCGTCATCCCCTCTGGTATAAACGCCCTGATTGGTTTGCTGTGGTTGGTGTACCCAGGTTGTATGAACAGCAGGAATTACGATTGAGTTATGTAGTGTGGCAAGAAGGGGTTGATCCTTTCGTAGTAGTAGAATTCCTTTCACCAGGGACAGAAAAAGAAGATTTGGGGCAAACTTTGCGCGATGCTAGTCAACCTCCAACCAAGTGGTTGGTCTACGAACGAGTTTTAAGAGTGCCTTATTACATAGTTTTTGACCGCTACACTGACCAATTAAGAGCTTTTCAGTTGCAGGGTGGTAGTTATACAGAGTTAGAAGTCACTCAAGTGCGGGTGTGGATAAATGACATTCAGCTAGGTTTAGGACTCTGGGAAGGTTTCTATCAGGGCATTGAGCGGCAATGGCTGCGATGGTATGATGACCTCGGTAACTGGATTCTCACACCGGAAGAGCGTTCAAGAAAACAAGTAGAGCAAGAAAGACGACGAACGGAAAAATTAGCGGCACAATTACGCGCCCTTGGTGTTGAGCCTGATTTCGGTGATGAAAATTAG
- a CDS encoding transporter suffix domain-containing protein: MQKLGLVLIILSFSPWLIVPLVVPFLPLSITQKAFLIPVMLVVAELTFWLGLLLVGKEVAQRYRRYLRRRYLGMRLKRLWHPRKKRRKKSPISNP, translated from the coding sequence ATGCAAAAGCTGGGTTTAGTTTTAATTATTCTCTCATTTTCACCTTGGCTGATAGTTCCTTTGGTTGTGCCATTCCTGCCGCTTTCTATCACCCAAAAAGCCTTCTTAATACCTGTAATGTTAGTTGTTGCTGAACTGACGTTTTGGTTGGGACTGTTGCTGGTAGGTAAAGAAGTAGCGCAGCGGTATCGACGTTACTTGCGTCGTCGTTATCTGGGGATGCGGTTAAAAAGATTATGGCATCCAAGAAAAAAGCGGCGCAAAAAATCCCCAATCTCCAACCCTTAA
- the moaA gene encoding GTP 3',8-cyclase MoaA: MNQVDYLRISLIDRCNFRCQYCMPEGAELDYILKQQLLTDEELLTLLQFVFIPLGFTRFRLTGGEPLLRPRVAQLVHAIANLPQTEDISMTTNGFLLAPMAQNLYDAGLRRINISLDSLDPDTFEQIIGNHGRGRWQHVWQGIQAAYRVGFDPLKLNVVVIPGVNDHEVLDLAALTIDKEWHVRFIEFMPIGNSQLFGDRGWVSSAELRQSIRDRWGLTESQVCGNGPADVFQIPGAKGTIGFISQMSECFCDRCNRMRLSADGWLRPCLLNETGQIDLKTSLRAGISTTELRDQVREVLTIKAEINFKQRDSGTVGTYTRTMSQIGG, translated from the coding sequence ATGAACCAGGTAGATTACCTCCGCATTAGTTTAATCGATCGCTGCAATTTTCGTTGTCAGTACTGTATGCCAGAGGGGGCAGAACTAGACTATATCCTCAAGCAACAATTGTTAACTGATGAGGAACTGCTCACCCTGCTGCAATTCGTGTTTATCCCTTTAGGCTTTACCCGCTTTCGGTTAACTGGGGGGGAACCGCTGTTACGTCCTCGTGTGGCGCAGTTGGTTCATGCGATCGCCAATCTTCCCCAAACCGAAGATATTTCAATGACAACCAACGGGTTTTTACTAGCCCCAATGGCGCAAAATCTTTATGATGCAGGTTTGCGGCGGATTAATATTAGCCTAGATTCTCTTGATCCAGACACCTTTGAGCAAATTATTGGTAATCACGGACGTGGACGTTGGCAACATGTCTGGCAGGGGATTCAAGCCGCCTATCGTGTGGGATTTGACCCGCTGAAGCTGAATGTAGTGGTGATTCCCGGTGTCAATGACCACGAAGTGCTGGATTTAGCTGCCCTGACCATTGATAAAGAATGGCACGTCCGGTTTATTGAGTTTATGCCCATTGGCAATTCGCAGTTATTTGGCGATCGCGGTTGGGTATCTTCCGCTGAGTTACGACAAAGTATCCGCGACCGCTGGGGCTTGACTGAATCACAAGTTTGTGGTAATGGACCTGCTGATGTTTTTCAGATTCCCGGAGCCAAGGGAACAATCGGGTTTATCAGCCAGATGTCGGAGTGTTTTTGCGATCGCTGTAACCGGATGCGCCTTTCTGCCGATGGCTGGCTGCGTCCCTGTTTATTGAATGAAACTGGGCAAATTGACTTAAAAACTTCTTTGCGTGCCGGCATCAGTACCACCGAATTGCGAGATCAGGTGAGGGAGGTACTGACAATCAAGGCAGAAATTAACTTTAAACAACGCGACTCTGGTACTGTCGGCACATACACCCGTACCATGTCGCAAATTGGGGGTTAG
- the rpsD gene encoding 30S ribosomal protein S4: protein MSRYRGPRLRIVRRLGELPGLSRKSPRRAYPPGQHGQNRKKRSEYAIRLEEKQKLRFNYGLTEKQLLRYVRKARRVAGSTGQVLLQLLEMRLDNTVFRMGIAPTIPAARQLVNHGHITVNGRIVNIASYQCRAGEEIAVKNKEGSRKLVEANLQYPGLANIPNHLEFDKTKLVGKVNSLIEREWVALQVNELLVVEYYSRQA, encoded by the coding sequence ATGTCCCGATATAGAGGGCCACGCCTCAGAATTGTACGTCGCCTGGGTGAATTACCAGGATTATCTCGGAAAAGCCCCAGACGCGCTTATCCACCAGGTCAGCATGGACAGAACCGCAAGAAGCGCTCTGAGTATGCCATCCGTTTAGAAGAAAAGCAAAAACTCCGCTTCAACTACGGTTTGACTGAAAAGCAACTGCTACGCTATGTACGGAAAGCCAGACGTGTGGCTGGTTCTACCGGACAGGTGTTGCTGCAATTGCTAGAAATGCGTCTGGATAACACCGTTTTCCGGATGGGTATAGCTCCCACCATTCCAGCGGCTCGTCAACTGGTGAATCACGGTCATATAACTGTGAACGGTCGGATAGTGAATATTGCTAGCTATCAGTGCCGTGCTGGTGAAGAAATTGCTGTCAAGAATAAGGAAGGATCACGGAAGTTGGTGGAAGCTAACTTGCAATATCCCGGTTTAGCCAACATCCCCAATCATCTGGAGTTTGACAAAACCAAGCTGGTTGGTAAAGTCAACAGCTTGATTGAGCGGGAATGGGTAGCACTACAAGTTAATGAACTACTTGTGGTGGAATACTACTCACGTCAGGCTTAG
- the hetR gene encoding heterocyst differentiation master regulator HetR: MNNDIDLIKRLSPSAMDQIMLYLAFSAMRTSGHRHGAFLDAAATAAKCAIYMTYLEQGQNLRMTGHLHHLEPKRVKIIVEEVRLALTEGKLLKMLGSQEPRYLIQLPYVWIEKYPWQPGRSRVPGTSLTSEEKRQIEQKLPSNLPDAQLVSSFEFLELIEFLHKRSQEELPSHHQMPLSEALAEHIKRRLLYSGTVTRIDSPWGMPFYALTRPFYAPADDQERTYIMVEDTARYFRIMKDWAERRPNAMRLLEELDIPAERMDQAKEELDEIIRTWADKYHQDGGIPMILQTVFGKKDD, from the coding sequence ATGAATAACGACATAGATCTGATCAAGCGTCTTAGCCCCAGTGCGATGGATCAGATCATGCTTTATCTGGCTTTTAGTGCCATGCGGACGAGTGGGCACAGGCATGGGGCATTTTTAGATGCCGCCGCAACGGCAGCCAAATGTGCAATTTACATGACCTATCTGGAGCAGGGACAAAACCTGCGAATGACAGGGCATTTGCACCACCTTGAGCCGAAGCGAGTAAAAATCATTGTCGAGGAAGTAAGACTTGCGCTGACTGAGGGCAAATTGTTGAAGATGCTGGGTTCTCAAGAACCTCGCTATCTGATTCAATTACCTTATGTCTGGATCGAAAAATATCCTTGGCAACCTGGGCGCAGCCGCGTGCCTGGTACAAGTCTAACAAGTGAAGAAAAAAGACAAATTGAGCAGAAGCTACCAAGTAACCTGCCTGACGCTCAGTTAGTCTCTTCCTTTGAGTTTCTGGAGTTGATTGAGTTTCTGCACAAGCGATCGCAAGAGGAATTGCCATCTCACCATCAGATGCCTTTGAGCGAAGCCTTAGCGGAGCATATCAAGCGCCGTCTGCTCTATTCGGGAACGGTAACACGCATTGATTCTCCTTGGGGAATGCCCTTCTATGCTCTTACCCGCCCCTTTTATGCTCCAGCAGACGATCAAGAGCGGACTTACATCATGGTGGAAGATACCGCTCGGTATTTCCGGATCATGAAAGATTGGGCAGAACGGCGACCAAATGCCATGCGCTTGCTAGAAGAATTGGATATTCCCGCCGAACGAATGGATCAGGCTAAGGAAGAATTGGATGAAATTATCCGCACTTGGGCAGATAAATATCACCAAGACGGTGGCATCCCCATGATTTTGCAGACCGTTTTCGGGAAAAAAGACGACTGA